A section of the Mesorhizobium loti genome encodes:
- a CDS encoding acid phosphatase, giving the protein MRPFSSLFLASTALASVAGAANAAPPGYDKIDTVVVIYAENRSFDNLYGGFPGANGLANVSADQARQLDRDGKPLSELPPAWGGLTAKGVTPVVTEAQSAHLGNASFAIDDASGFNEKTSVVTRDLWHRFYQEQMQIDDGRNDKFAAWADSGGLVMGHYDGSSLPMWAVAKKYVLADNFFQGAFGGSFLNHFQLACACVPVYPNADTSPVKAQIAVVEADGKTLKVADNSPPSALGGVPKFVNDGAITPDFHVVNTMQPPYQPSANKPAEGGDKALADPAQPTTLPPQHDITIGDLLSLRGIDWAWYAGAWQATLDGKNATPVPNFQFHHQPFNYFAAYAPGTAARTAHLRDGGLDGSEFIKAIDDGKLPSVSFYKPQGNLNEHSGYADVTSGDQHLADLVAHLEKSPQWSHMLVVVTYDENGGFWDHVAPPKADRWGPGNRVPAFIISPYAKMGTVDHTQYDTTSILRFITARYDLPVLPGIVARDKALRNNDQPPMGDLSAALDLGR; this is encoded by the coding sequence ATGCGGCCCTTCAGTTCGCTTTTCCTGGCCTCCACCGCCCTGGCATCGGTCGCTGGCGCTGCCAACGCCGCCCCTCCCGGCTACGACAAGATCGACACCGTCGTCGTCATCTATGCCGAAAACCGCAGCTTCGATAATCTTTATGGCGGCTTCCCCGGCGCCAATGGGCTGGCCAATGTCTCGGCCGACCAGGCGCGCCAGCTCGACCGCGACGGCAAGCCGCTTTCAGAACTGCCGCCGGCCTGGGGCGGGCTGACCGCCAAGGGCGTGACGCCTGTTGTGACCGAGGCGCAGTCGGCGCATCTCGGCAACGCCAGCTTCGCCATAGACGACGCCAGCGGCTTCAACGAGAAGACCTCCGTCGTCACGCGCGACCTCTGGCACCGGTTCTACCAGGAGCAGATGCAGATCGATGACGGCCGGAACGACAAGTTCGCCGCCTGGGCCGATTCCGGCGGTCTTGTCATGGGCCATTATGACGGCTCCAGCCTGCCGATGTGGGCGGTGGCGAAGAAATACGTGCTGGCCGACAATTTCTTCCAGGGCGCCTTTGGTGGTTCCTTCCTCAACCATTTCCAGCTCGCCTGCGCCTGCGTCCCGGTCTATCCAAACGCCGATACCAGCCCGGTGAAGGCCCAGATCGCCGTCGTCGAGGCCGATGGCAAGACACTCAAGGTCGCCGACAACTCGCCGCCCTCCGCCCTTGGCGGCGTGCCGAAATTCGTCAATGACGGCGCCATCACGCCCGACTTCCATGTCGTCAACACCATGCAGCCACCCTACCAGCCCAGCGCCAACAAGCCGGCCGAGGGCGGCGACAAGGCGCTGGCCGACCCGGCGCAGCCGACGACGCTGCCGCCGCAGCACGATATCACCATCGGCGACCTCCTTTCGCTGCGGGGGATCGACTGGGCCTGGTATGCCGGCGCCTGGCAGGCCACGCTCGACGGCAAGAACGCGACGCCGGTGCCGAACTTCCAGTTCCATCACCAGCCGTTCAACTATTTCGCCGCCTATGCGCCGGGCACCGCCGCGCGTACCGCGCATCTCAGGGATGGCGGTCTCGACGGCTCCGAATTCATCAAGGCGATCGACGACGGCAAGCTGCCTTCTGTCAGCTTCTACAAGCCGCAGGGCAATCTCAACGAGCACAGCGGTTATGCCGATGTGACATCGGGCGACCAGCATCTGGCCGACCTCGTCGCGCATCTGGAGAAGAGCCCGCAATGGAGCCACATGCTGGTGGTCGTCACCTATGACGAGAATGGCGGCTTCTGGGACCATGTCGCGCCGCCCAAAGCCGACCGCTGGGGCCCGGGCAACCGCGTCCCGGCCTTCATCATCTCGCCCTACGCCAAGATGGGCACGGTCGACCACACGCAATACGACACGACGTCGATCCTGCGCTTCATCACCGCGCGCTACGACCTGCCGGTGCTGCCGGGCATCGTCGCCCGCGACAAGGCGCTGCGCAACAACGACCAGCCGCCGATGGGGGATTTGAGCGCCGCGCTTGATCTGGGCCGGTAG
- a CDS encoding DUF922 domain-containing Zn-dependent protease: MSRVRLCLLLAALVALPPTAHAEWKPVEKVETYAISGQSGLELYRSIGENGPNVGITRAIAYTNFKLTWGVRDYTPRGKDCVLTAGKPKLIITYTLPSPSAPLPPAVQKNWEVFIAGVSAHEKVHGASMIKMVHDIEAATDGLTVADDPKCSKTRAEVVKRLDAISKARIQGSRDFDRVEFGQGGNLQKLVLALVNGG, translated from the coding sequence GTGTCGAGAGTTCGCCTGTGTCTTCTGCTGGCCGCCCTGGTGGCCTTGCCGCCCACCGCCCATGCCGAGTGGAAGCCGGTCGAGAAGGTCGAGACCTACGCCATTTCGGGCCAGTCCGGGCTGGAGCTCTACCGGTCGATCGGCGAGAACGGACCCAATGTCGGCATTACCCGCGCCATCGCCTACACCAATTTCAAGCTGACCTGGGGGGTCCGGGACTACACGCCCAGGGGCAAGGATTGCGTGCTGACGGCGGGGAAGCCGAAACTGATCATCACCTACACCTTGCCAAGCCCATCCGCCCCGCTGCCGCCGGCCGTCCAGAAGAACTGGGAAGTGTTCATCGCCGGCGTCAGCGCCCATGAGAAGGTGCATGGCGCCAGCATGATAAAAATGGTGCATGACATCGAAGCCGCGACAGACGGCCTGACCGTCGCCGATGACCCCAAATGCAGCAAGACCAGGGCCGAAGTGGTCAAGCGGCTCGATGCGATCTCGAAGGCGAGGATACAGGGCAGCCGGGATTTCGACCGCGTCGAGTTCGGCCAGGGCGGCAATCTGCAGAAGCTTGTGCTAGCCTTGGTGAATGGCGGCTGA
- a CDS encoding PLP-dependent aminotransferase family protein: MALVDKRTNQGNKTQTNPPDWSALIPVLPGDGPRSRELYAALRQLIETGALAAGAKLPTTRDLARRFGLSRSAAVACFEMLISEGFAVAKVGAGTFVARDVPYLPTTLAKARPPEIDAATSLPCGLGVAVSDPRTLNLFRILLSRHLARPGPEHFRYGDPRGGVALRTAISTYLRTARGVRCDAGQIVLTSGTQQGLDLLARAALRPGDAVWLENPCYPMAHAVLAGSGARIVAVPVDSEGLDPEIGESLCPKARAAYVTPSHQYPLGVTMTMRRRLALLDWARRNDAWIIEDDYDSEFRYAGPPLTSLQGMDGANRVAYLGTFSKVLFPGLRIGYVVVPEPLLDAVMAVRARSDRYPSTLAEGALTDLLNEGHFAAHLRRVRRRVQAARDVLVAGLEAHCGDALDVTVPEQGLHLMAMLRGAGPDTAIVEAAKAVGVGARALSAMFINGAPKHGLVLGFSGFSDEELMAATVRLGGVMGHSLASSS; this comes from the coding sequence ATGGCATTGGTCGATAAAAGAACCAATCAAGGCAATAAAACTCAGACCAATCCACCGGATTGGTCAGCGCTGATCCCGGTTCTGCCCGGCGACGGCCCGCGCAGCCGCGAGCTTTACGCCGCGCTCAGGCAGCTGATCGAGACCGGCGCGCTGGCCGCCGGCGCCAAGCTGCCGACCACCCGCGACCTCGCCCGGCGCTTCGGCCTGTCGCGCTCGGCGGCGGTCGCCTGTTTCGAAATGCTGATCTCGGAAGGCTTTGCCGTCGCCAAGGTCGGCGCCGGCACTTTCGTCGCGCGCGATGTACCCTATCTGCCGACAACACTGGCCAAGGCGCGTCCGCCCGAGATCGATGCCGCCACATCGTTGCCTTGCGGCCTTGGCGTCGCGGTGTCCGACCCGCGCACGCTCAACCTGTTCCGCATCCTGTTGTCGCGCCACCTCGCCCGCCCCGGCCCCGAACATTTCCGCTATGGCGATCCGCGCGGCGGCGTCGCGCTACGCACCGCGATATCAACCTATCTGCGAACCGCGCGCGGCGTGCGCTGCGACGCCGGCCAGATCGTGCTGACCTCGGGCACGCAGCAGGGGCTCGACCTGCTGGCGCGTGCCGCGCTTCGCCCCGGCGACGCCGTCTGGCTGGAAAACCCCTGCTATCCCATGGCGCACGCCGTGCTGGCCGGCAGTGGGGCCAGGATTGTCGCCGTGCCGGTGGACAGCGAAGGGCTCGATCCCGAAATCGGCGAAAGCCTGTGCCCAAAAGCGCGCGCGGCCTATGTCACGCCCTCGCACCAATATCCGCTCGGCGTGACGATGACGATGCGCCGGCGCCTCGCCCTGCTCGACTGGGCGCGGCGCAACGATGCCTGGATCATCGAGGACGATTACGACAGCGAGTTCCGCTATGCCGGCCCGCCGCTAACCTCGCTGCAAGGCATGGACGGCGCCAACCGCGTCGCCTATCTCGGCACCTTCTCCAAAGTGCTCTTCCCCGGCCTGCGCATCGGCTATGTCGTGGTGCCGGAACCGCTGCTCGATGCCGTGATGGCGGTCAGGGCCCGCTCCGACCGCTATCCCTCGACACTGGCCGAAGGCGCGCTGACCGACCTGTTGAACGAAGGCCACTTCGCCGCCCATCTCAGACGCGTGCGCCGCCGGGTGCAAGCCGCGCGCGATGTGCTGGTGGCGGGCCTCGAAGCGCATTGCGGCGATGCGCTCGATGTGACGGTGCCCGAACAGGGACTGCATCTGATGGCGATGCTGCGGGGCGCTGGCCCTGACACCGCCATCGTCGAAGCCGCAAAAGCGGTGGGCGTCGGCGCGCGGGCGCTGTCCGCGATGTTCATCAACGGCGCGCCGAAGCACGGGCTGGTGCTGGGCTTTTCCGGGTTCTCGGATGAGGAGTTGATGGCGGCGACGGTAAGGTTGGGCGGGGTGATGGGGCATTCTCTCGCTTCGTCATCCTAG
- a CDS encoding pyridoxamine 5'-phosphate oxidase family protein — protein sequence MQAVNDVAASFPTTSRNRVKRLRERGSYDHAAVFAVLDAGLLCHVAYTFDGQPYCTPTIHWREGDWIYWHGSSASRMLRQLRGGTPACLTVSHLDGLVLARTGFNHSANYRSAMCFGTARIVDDPEEKMKALAGVVDRFYPGRSETLRPISAQEAKATTVIGMRIEEASAKVRAKGVGDDEEDYGHPVWAGVIPVRMVIGAAEPCPRILPGIERPENLAGYAEGERLDAALTHAQRVYEGEA from the coding sequence ATGCAAGCCGTGAACGATGTTGCCGCCAGCTTTCCGACCACCAGCCGCAACCGGGTCAAGCGCCTGCGTGAGCGCGGCAGCTACGACCATGCGGCCGTTTTCGCGGTGCTCGATGCCGGGCTGCTGTGCCACGTCGCCTACACGTTCGACGGCCAGCCCTATTGCACGCCGACCATCCACTGGCGCGAGGGTGATTGGATTTACTGGCACGGCTCGTCGGCCAGCCGCATGCTGCGCCAGTTGCGCGGCGGCACGCCGGCCTGTCTCACCGTGTCGCATCTCGACGGGCTGGTGCTGGCGCGCACCGGCTTCAACCATTCCGCCAACTACCGCTCGGCCATGTGCTTCGGCACCGCACGCATCGTCGATGACCCGGAAGAGAAGATGAAGGCACTGGCCGGCGTCGTCGACCGCTTCTATCCGGGCCGCAGCGAAACCTTGCGGCCGATCTCGGCGCAGGAGGCCAAGGCGACGACGGTGATCGGCATGCGCATCGAGGAAGCGTCCGCCAAGGTGCGCGCCAAGGGTGTCGGCGATGACGAGGAGGATTACGGCCATCCCGTCTGGGCGGGCGTCATCCCGGTGCGCATGGTGATCGGCGCGGCCGAGCCGTGCCCAAGGATCCTGCCCGGCATCGAGCGGCCGGAGAACCTGGCTGGATATGCCGAGGGCGAGAGGCTGGACGCGGCGTTGACGCATGCGCAGAGGGTGTATGAGGGCGAGGCATAA
- a CDS encoding GNAT family N-acetyltransferase has protein sequence MITFRKAQASDLPAIVAMLADDPLGAAREDASLPLAQGYVDAFKAIDADPNQLLAVAVDGVEVIGTLQITFLAGLSRKGAWRGRIEAVRIAGHRRSGGIGRRMFEWAIDRCRARGCGLVQLTTDKGRADAHRFYESLGFTGSHIGYKKSL, from the coding sequence ATGATCACCTTCCGCAAGGCGCAAGCCTCCGATCTTCCCGCCATCGTCGCCATGCTGGCCGACGATCCGCTGGGCGCCGCCCGTGAGGATGCCTCCTTGCCGCTGGCGCAAGGCTATGTCGATGCCTTCAAAGCCATCGACGCCGATCCAAACCAGTTGCTGGCGGTGGCCGTGGATGGCGTGGAGGTGATCGGCACGTTGCAGATCACCTTTCTTGCCGGACTTTCACGCAAGGGCGCCTGGCGCGGGCGGATCGAGGCGGTGCGGATCGCCGGCCATCGCCGCTCGGGCGGCATCGGCCGGCGGATGTTCGAATGGGCGATCGACCGGTGCCGGGCGCGCGGCTGCGGTCTCGTGCAACTGACCACCGACAAGGGGCGGGCGGACGCGCACCGTTTCTATGAAAGCCTCGGCTTCACGGGCAGCCATATTGGCTACAAGAAGAGCCTTTAG
- a CDS encoding PLP-dependent aminotransferase family protein — MKASEIRELLKLLDQPDIISFAGGIPDPALFPAEAIRDAYAEVLGGGEAGAALQYQVSEGYLPLRRWIAGRMGKLGVACDEANIFITSGSQQALDYLGKLFLSPGDTALVTWPTYLGALQAFNAYEPRYDRLRPEGGNMTPDAYRAAAAANGGKVKFAYLVPDFANPTGNTLDRQQREAVLDLAGELDIAVIEDAAYRALRYDGEGVPPILALDCARSGGIDKARTLYCGSFSKILSPGMRVGWVCAPRHVVEKLVLMKQASDLHSPSINQLVMHRVAESVFDGQVEKLIGAYRERRDGLLGALEANMPKGVTWSRPEGGMFVWATLPEGIDATELLARSVKEARVAFVPGNAFYADGTGRNTLRLSFTLADRRAVTEGIPRLAALLKG, encoded by the coding sequence ATGAAGGCCTCCGAAATCCGCGAGCTGCTGAAGCTGCTCGACCAGCCTGATATCATCTCCTTCGCCGGCGGCATTCCCGATCCGGCGCTGTTTCCGGCCGAGGCGATCCGCGATGCCTATGCCGAGGTGCTGGGTGGCGGGGAGGCCGGCGCGGCGCTGCAGTACCAGGTCTCGGAAGGCTATCTGCCGTTGCGGCGCTGGATCGCCGGGCGGATGGGGAAGCTCGGCGTCGCCTGCGACGAGGCCAACATCTTCATCACCTCCGGCTCGCAGCAGGCGCTGGACTATCTGGGCAAGCTCTTCCTGTCGCCGGGCGACACTGCGCTGGTGACATGGCCGACCTATCTCGGCGCGCTGCAGGCTTTCAACGCCTATGAGCCGCGCTATGACCGGCTGCGGCCCGAAGGCGGCAACATGACGCCGGATGCCTATCGCGCGGCGGCGGCGGCAAATGGCGGCAAGGTCAAGTTCGCCTATCTGGTTCCCGATTTCGCCAACCCGACCGGCAACACGCTGGACCGGCAGCAGCGCGAGGCGGTGCTCGACCTTGCCGGCGAACTCGACATCGCCGTCATCGAGGACGCCGCCTATCGCGCGCTGCGCTATGACGGCGAGGGCGTCCCGCCGATCCTGGCGCTCGATTGCGCGCGCTCCGGCGGCATCGACAAGGCGCGCACGCTCTATTGCGGTTCGTTCTCGAAAATCCTGTCGCCCGGCATGCGCGTTGGCTGGGTCTGCGCGCCGCGCCATGTGGTCGAAAAGCTGGTGCTGATGAAGCAGGCCTCCGACCTGCACAGCCCCTCGATCAACCAGCTCGTCATGCACCGCGTCGCCGAATCCGTGTTCGACGGCCAGGTCGAAAAACTCATCGGCGCCTATCGCGAGCGTCGCGATGGTCTGCTCGGCGCGCTGGAAGCCAACATGCCCAAGGGCGTGACCTGGAGCCGCCCGGAGGGCGGCATGTTCGTCTGGGCGACCCTGCCGGAAGGGATCGATGCAACCGAACTGCTTGCGCGGTCGGTGAAGGAGGCGCGCGTCGCCTTTGTGCCCGGCAATGCCTTTTATGCCGACGGCACCGGACGCAACACGCTGCGGCTGTCCTTCACCCTGGCCGACCGCCGCGCGGTGACCGAGGGCATTCCAAGGCTGGCGGCGCTGCTGAAAGGATAG
- a CDS encoding general stress protein, whose product MKTVTGLFDNYDDASDAVGELEATGIPHSDISIVANNADNRHENDGSKVADDAAGGAGLGAAIGGAGGLLAGLGLMAIPGVGPVVAAGWLAATAVGAVGGAVVGGAAGGIVGALTDSGVSETDAHVYAEGVRRGGTLVTAKVDDQFVPEAERILGQANSVNLEERRGEYEAEGWTGFDADAENHRSNEIGRDRARDVNRI is encoded by the coding sequence ATGAAAACCGTAACCGGACTATTCGACAATTATGACGACGCTTCCGATGCCGTTGGCGAACTGGAAGCCACGGGCATTCCGCATTCCGACATCAGCATCGTCGCCAACAACGCGGACAACCGGCACGAAAATGACGGCTCCAAGGTCGCGGATGATGCCGCGGGCGGTGCTGGACTGGGAGCCGCGATCGGCGGAGCCGGCGGGCTGCTGGCTGGACTTGGCCTCATGGCCATTCCGGGCGTCGGCCCGGTGGTGGCGGCTGGATGGTTGGCGGCCACCGCGGTCGGCGCGGTGGGAGGTGCCGTGGTTGGCGGGGCCGCGGGTGGCATCGTCGGCGCGCTGACCGATTCCGGCGTGTCTGAAACCGATGCACATGTCTACGCCGAGGGCGTGCGCCGTGGCGGCACATTGGTCACGGCCAAGGTCGATGACCAGTTCGTGCCCGAGGCTGAAAGGATTCTCGGGCAGGCCAATTCCGTGAACCTGGAAGAACGGCGCGGTGAATACGAGGCTGAAGGTTGGACCGGCTTTGACGCCGATGCGGAGAATCACCGTTCGAACGAAATCGGACGCGACCGAGCTCGTGACGTGAACCGCATCTGA
- a CDS encoding DUF4142 domain-containing protein, with product MKTRLLMATLATATTMAFALPAFAADSAQDFVDKAANGAMFEVDSSKIAETRSQDQSVKDFARKMIDDHGAANAKLETIAGEQKLTVPKELDAKHKSDVDTLKNGKDPVDGPYVQMQRDAHTDAVKLFESYAKDGDNAELKTFAGQTLPTLKMHQEMIEKIAATSGTQSSSSQTPKVTVGDKPEQAPPLSGANSFTEDQAKDRIQAAGFSDVSKLTKDDQGIWRGQASKGGKNTTVALDYKGNVVAGTN from the coding sequence ATGAAAACTCGCCTTCTTATGGCCACACTGGCCACAGCCACAACTATGGCTTTCGCGCTGCCAGCCTTTGCTGCCGACAGCGCCCAAGACTTTGTCGACAAGGCAGCGAACGGTGCGATGTTCGAAGTGGATTCGAGCAAGATCGCCGAGACCAGATCGCAGGATCAGAGCGTCAAGGATTTTGCGCGTAAGATGATCGACGATCACGGCGCGGCCAATGCCAAGCTTGAGACGATCGCCGGCGAGCAGAAGCTGACGGTTCCCAAGGAACTGGACGCCAAGCACAAGAGTGATGTCGACACCCTGAAGAACGGCAAGGATCCGGTCGACGGCCCCTACGTCCAGATGCAGCGCGACGCGCACACCGATGCCGTGAAGCTGTTCGAGAGCTACGCCAAGGACGGCGACAACGCCGAGCTGAAGACGTTCGCCGGGCAGACTTTGCCGACACTCAAGATGCACCAGGAGATGATCGAAAAGATCGCGGCGACCTCGGGCACCCAGTCATCAAGTTCGCAGACGCCCAAGGTCACGGTCGGCGACAAGCCTGAGCAGGCCCCTCCGCTATCCGGCGCGAACAGCTTCACCGAAGACCAGGCAAAGGACCGGATCCAGGCCGCCGGTTTCTCGGATGTCTCGAAGCTGACCAAGGACGACCAGGGCATCTGGCGCGGACAAGCGAGCAAGGGCGGCAAGAACACCACCGTTGCGCTGGACTACAAGGGCAACGTCGTTGCCGGCACCAACTGA
- a CDS encoding AraC family transcriptional regulator: MKKNVFSSVDLPSHLDDQARFALWQDIHVAEIWSVEYAISANRPFAAAIEATAVGPLVLGQMAGTIQHASRKARNIADDGRDGYLLLINNGDTRLSGAQAGRDYSVGKNEAALVSASEALEMSGGDSNVWANIVVPREILENAFARVEDRLALTVAADNEALGMLRRYCSFLAAGPALVSPNLVTHATETIVDLIGLVTGAKGDPAELAGMRGLRAARLQAILDKIRDNFADPAISAQQVAQQLRLSVRYVHDLLHETGASFAERILELRLQRAHRMLGDRRNDRMRISEIALLSGFSDVSYFNRCFRRRFGSTPSCAR; encoded by the coding sequence TTGAAAAAGAACGTCTTCTCGTCGGTCGACCTGCCCTCACATCTCGACGATCAAGCACGGTTCGCGCTCTGGCAGGATATCCATGTCGCGGAGATCTGGTCGGTCGAATATGCCATCTCGGCCAATCGGCCGTTCGCCGCGGCCATCGAGGCGACGGCGGTCGGGCCGCTGGTGCTGGGGCAGATGGCCGGAACGATCCAGCATGCCAGCCGCAAGGCCCGCAACATCGCCGATGACGGCCGCGACGGTTATCTCCTCCTGATCAACAATGGCGATACCAGGCTGAGCGGCGCCCAGGCCGGCCGCGATTACAGCGTCGGCAAAAACGAGGCCGCGCTGGTCTCGGCCTCGGAAGCGCTGGAAATGAGCGGCGGCGACAGCAATGTGTGGGCCAACATCGTCGTCCCGCGCGAGATACTGGAGAATGCCTTCGCCCGTGTCGAGGATCGGCTGGCACTGACCGTCGCGGCCGACAATGAGGCGCTCGGCATGCTCAGGCGGTATTGCAGCTTCCTGGCGGCGGGCCCGGCCCTGGTCTCGCCCAACCTTGTCACCCATGCCACCGAAACCATCGTCGACCTGATCGGCCTGGTGACCGGCGCCAAGGGCGATCCCGCCGAACTCGCCGGCATGCGCGGCCTGCGCGCGGCGAGGCTGCAGGCCATACTGGACAAGATCCGCGACAATTTCGCCGATCCCGCCATCTCGGCCCAGCAGGTCGCCCAGCAGTTGCGGCTTTCCGTGCGCTATGTCCACGACCTCCTGCACGAGACCGGGGCGAGCTTCGCCGAGCGCATTCTCGAATTGCGCCTGCAGAGGGCCCACCGCATGCTTGGCGACCGGCGCAACGACCGCATGCGCATCAGCGAGATCGCGCTGCTGAGCGGTTTTTCCGACGTCTCCTATTTCAACCGCTGCTTCCGCCGCCGCTTCGGCTCGACGCCGAGCTGCGCCAGGTAA
- a CDS encoding outer membrane protein — MKTILLATAFFLAHAGMASAADAGLPASATYNWSGGYIGAQAGYGWGDARVGQTFAPDSFGGYGWGYGGLSGGLSGLYAGYMKQFDGGLVLGVEGDYNFANLKDTTVYQALGVDDPGFGGVLELNPIGSARLRAGYAMDRWLPFVTAGVAMAHYKHSTVFLPSGDAYADVEDTIAGYALGAGAEYAVSDNWVVRGEYRFADFGRHTSIRHSTFDGAAANPDAIELKTHDIRLGIAYRF; from the coding sequence ATGAAAACGATACTTCTCGCCACAGCCTTCTTTCTTGCTCACGCCGGCATGGCTTCAGCCGCCGACGCCGGACTGCCGGCCTCGGCCACCTACAACTGGTCCGGCGGCTATATCGGCGCGCAGGCCGGATACGGATGGGGCGACGCAAGGGTCGGCCAGACTTTCGCACCTGACAGTTTTGGCGGCTACGGCTGGGGCTACGGCGGCCTTTCGGGCGGCCTCAGTGGCCTATATGCCGGCTATATGAAGCAGTTCGACGGCGGCCTGGTCCTCGGCGTCGAGGGCGATTACAACTTCGCAAATCTCAAGGACACGACCGTCTATCAGGCGCTGGGCGTCGACGATCCGGGCTTCGGCGGTGTGCTGGAACTGAACCCGATCGGGTCCGCTCGGCTGAGGGCCGGCTACGCGATGGATCGGTGGCTCCCCTTCGTCACCGCCGGCGTGGCGATGGCGCACTACAAGCACAGCACCGTCTTCCTTCCGAGCGGAGATGCCTATGCCGATGTCGAGGACACCATCGCGGGCTATGCGCTGGGCGCCGGCGCCGAATATGCTGTCAGCGACAATTGGGTGGTCCGGGGTGAATATCGCTTTGCCGACTTCGGCCGCCACACCTCCATACGGCACTCGACCTTCGATGGGGCCGCCGCGAACCCCGATGCGATCGAACTGAAGACGCACGATATCCGGCTCGGCATAGCCTACAGATTCTGA